The Metabacillus schmidteae nucleotide sequence AAAACCGCTCATAGATTGTTGAGCCATTGATACTAAACGCTTAGTGATTTCTCCACCTACAGAACCGTTAGCGCGTGAAGTTGTTTCTCCACCAAGGTTTACACCGAACTCAGAAGCGATCTCATATTTCATTTGATCGATTGCTTGAGCTGCTCCAGGTACTACTAATTGATTTGACGAATTGCTGTTTGAACTGTTTTGTGCCATCTTATATTCATCTCCTCATAATAGGTTTTTATGGTTGGGTTAGCTGGAATTGCACCAACATATGGAGGATGTTGTCCTTCATAGCCTAACTCGGCGTAACCCATTGATGTAGTTAGTTACTACTCGTGTTGCTGTTGTTATTAAGTAGTATGGTTAAAATTTTAAGCTATATTCATGTTTTAATTGGTAATTTTTACTTGTTTTGATTCGAAACATAAAGCTGTTGGATTAATTGTTTAGTATTATGAGTAAGTTTGATAAAAAGTATGCAAAAAAGGTTAGTGAAAAGATGTCTTTTTACAATTTACATAAATGGACGTTTTTTTTGGGATTCTATCTTTATGAGATAATAAAGGGGATGAAACGAACGATGCATCTATGTCCTTTGTGTAATGGCCTTGGAGAGAAAACTAAACAATGTCCGAATTGTCAAACGATTATGCAAGATGTGGGGAAGGTCACAGATTATTTTGATGATTACAGCGCTTATATGGATATTGAGATCATGAAACTATATGATGGCCATAAGTCTTCTCTGGAAGACCACTTATGCTTACATTACTTTTTATGTCCAAATTGTCAGCGTCAAGAAACAGATTCAATTCAGGAATAGGAAAAAGAGGGCCAGATTAAAATCCAGACCCTCTTTTTTACACCTATATCTTATTTTTCGCCAGCAGGGCGAATTCTTAATTCTGTTTCGTTATCAAAGAAGTGGGCTTTGTTCATATCTAATGCTAAGTCAAGTGATTGACCTGGTTTTACATCTGTACGAGAGTCAACACGTGCTACGAAAGATTGACCATCGATTTCAGAGTAAAGCATTGTTTCAGCACCCATTAACTCAGCAACTTCAATTGTTGCTGTAATTTTTGAGCCTTGAGAAGAGTCGATGAAGACAGGCTCATCATGGATTTCTTCAGGACGAACGCCCATTAGAATTTCTTTGTTTACATAGCCTTGCTCACGAAGGTATTTCATTTTTCCTTCTGGAACTGCTACAGATGTTGTTCCGAAAGAGAATTTACCATCTGTTAACTTACCTTTGAAGAAGTTCATTGCAGGTGAACCGATGAATCCGCCAACGAATGCATTTTCAGGTTTGTCATATACTTCTTTAGGAGAACCAACTTGTTGGATAATCCCATCTTTTAATACTACAAGGCGAGTCGCCATTGTCATTGCTTCTGTTTGGTCATGTGTAACGTAAATCGTTGTTGTTTGTAAGCGTTGGTGAAGTTTTGTGATTTCAGCACGCATTTGTACACGAAGCTTAGCGTCAAGGTTAGATAAAGGCTCATCCATTAAGAATACTTTTGCATCACGAACGATCGCACGACCTAATGCAACACGCTGACGTTGACCACCTGATAGAGCTTTTGGCTTACGTTGTAAGTATTGTTCAAGACCAAGAATTTTTGCTGCTTCGGTTACACGACGATCAATCTCGTCTTTCGGTAATTTACGAAGTTTTAAACCGAATGCCATGTTATCATATACATTCATATGTGGGTATAACGCGTAGTTTTGGAATACCATCGCAATGTCACGATCTTTAGGTGCAACATCGTTCATACGTTTTCCATCAATATAGAAATCTCCTTTTGAAATTTCCTCTAATCCGGCTACCATACGAAGTGTAGTAGATTTACCACAACCAGATGGACCAACGAAAACGATGAATTCTTTATCTTGGATATGAAGATTGAAATCTTCTACCGCAGTTACTTTATTGTCATAAATTTTATAAATATTATCTAATTTTAACTCAGCCATTATTAATTCCTCCCCTTGTTTGAAAGCGTTTTAACTTGGTTTTATTGTAAGGGATTTCAAATAAAGAAGTAAACGTACAAGTTGCACGAAAATAACCAGGCTCTTTTGTGCAACTTGTAAACGTTATCTTAAGTTTCATAATGAACAAGTACAATAGCAAGAAATATAAAGGCAGCATTTGAAAATGTACGGATGTCTAATCCTGTTTTTTCTAGTAATTTCTCCAGACGATATTGAAGGCTATTTCGGTGAATAAATAATCTTTTTGCTGTTGAAGAAGCATTCAAATTTGAGTGAAAAAATGCTTCAATTGTATGGTGAAGTTCTTTGTCTTCAATGGCCTCTATTATATGATTTGATAATATATCTTTTTTATTTGGAGTAGGGACTTGCATAATGAAAATCGGAAGTACCTCATAAAAACTCATCACTTTTTCGCGATTACTAGTTCGATGTATTGTATGAAAACAACTTTGTTCTAATAGAAACTTTTCTTTTAATTTTTCATCATTTTTTTGAAGCTGTCCTATATAAATAAAAGGTTCAACATAAAAGTCAGTTGTCAGTGTATCACTTAAGTCTTTTAGCATATCAACTTCAAGCGAAACTTGAGGCTTGTCTTCAATAATAATTCCGTGGGAAAGGCTTAACCAAATAATAAGTTCAGAGTTTATAATTCCTTTTACAGCTTCTTCAAAATTTTGTTTATCATCAATCGGCTTTTTTAAGAAGAAATAATAAAATCGTACAGATGTGTTGTCAACAGGAAGTGGAGAGGACTGTCCCTTTTCTTCTGAAAATAAAAAAGTATACCATTTTTGCTGATTGAATGTATATGTTTCATCACTTATAGTTTCTAAAGGTTGAAAGAGGGAAGAGAGTAATTCTTTTTCACTAGTATGTAAAGCTGATTTTAAAATCCCAAAAACTTGTCCTGCATCTGTTTGAAACCATTCATAGGTTGTATCGTCAGGGATATATGTCAGTGTCATTGTCTCTTTAAAGTGTTTCATCAGATTATCTAACATGAGCTTACTCCTTTTTGTTCTTTGTCCATATCTCCATTATAGAAGAGATACAACATGGATAAAAGGAAAAAAGACAGTTCAAAATGAACTGTCTACTAACTGACTACTCATCAGCTGAATAAGGTGGCTCTTCCTCTATAAGATCCCGGGCTTCTTCAATATTTGTATATTCTTCTCTCATGTGAACAGAGCCGCCGGATAACCCTTCATTAATGATACGATCTATATCTAAATAGGCTTTGTCTTTACCCTCGTAATTAAGATCTTGCTTTACACCTAATTCTTTGTCAGCCATTTTTTTCATCCCTCCTTTTGCACATTAGTTTGTGCTTTGGGAGGTGTAATATTCAGTTTTATCCCATTCTCAATGGGCAACGACCTCCACAGATGGAAGTCTAGCTCTATTCATATACGTGAAATAGCATCAGTTCGTGGATTTGAGATTGGATATCTATTTCCTCTTCTTTCGGAGGCTTTAAAGATCCCCACTCTATTTGTCCATTTTTATGATACACTCCATCATAATGTGCACCTCGAAAGTAAAAGGAAATTCGCCAACCAGGTAAATTTGCTTGCTTAAACAATGGTTTGTATTGAAAATGTGTAATCAATTGTACCGCTCCTTTCCTGTTATATAGAAAATTATACGGCGAAATGAGTGAAATTCCTTCTACCTAATAATGGGATTTTTTATACGTTAAGAAAGTATAAATTGGCAACATGGAAGTTTAATCGACGTAGTGGCCAATTTTAAGTACAAAGTATAAGTGCAACTACGCATCACGATTCGCCCTTACAGGCTCGCCAATCAACGAGTTTTCTTTATTAAAGTAAGGAATAGTTCAACTAACTGATGAATTCGTTTATGTTGGATAGCATTTTCGTCAAAAATCATCGGTTTTGAATTAACTTCAAATAGATAGGGTGAACCAGATGGGGTTAAGCCGATATCCATTGAAAATTCTCCAATGAACCCGACATTTTTT carries:
- a CDS encoding ABC transporter ATP-binding protein, which codes for MAELKLDNIYKIYDNKVTAVEDFNLHIQDKEFIVFVGPSGCGKSTTLRMVAGLEEISKGDFYIDGKRMNDVAPKDRDIAMVFQNYALYPHMNVYDNMAFGLKLRKLPKDEIDRRVTEAAKILGLEQYLQRKPKALSGGQRQRVALGRAIVRDAKVFLMDEPLSNLDAKLRVQMRAEITKLHQRLQTTTIYVTHDQTEAMTMATRLVVLKDGIIQQVGSPKEVYDKPENAFVGGFIGSPAMNFFKGKLTDGKFSFGTTSVAVPEGKMKYLREQGYVNKEILMGVRPEEIHDEPVFIDSSQGSKITATIEVAELMGAETMLYSEIDGQSFVARVDSRTDVKPGQSLDLALDMNKAHFFDNETELRIRPAGEK
- a CDS encoding YheE family protein, coding for MITHFQYKPLFKQANLPGWRISFYFRGAHYDGVYHKNGQIEWGSLKPPKEEEIDIQSQIHELMLFHVYE
- a CDS encoding PucR family transcriptional regulator, with the translated sequence MLDNLMKHFKETMTLTYIPDDTTYEWFQTDAGQVFGILKSALHTSEKELLSSLFQPLETISDETYTFNQQKWYTFLFSEEKGQSSPLPVDNTSVRFYYFFLKKPIDDKQNFEEAVKGIINSELIIWLSLSHGIIIEDKPQVSLEVDMLKDLSDTLTTDFYVEPFIYIGQLQKNDEKLKEKFLLEQSCFHTIHRTSNREKVMSFYEVLPIFIMQVPTPNKKDILSNHIIEAIEDKELHHTIEAFFHSNLNASSTAKRLFIHRNSLQYRLEKLLEKTGLDIRTFSNAAFIFLAIVLVHYET
- a CDS encoding alpha/beta-type small acid-soluble spore protein, with amino-acid sequence MAQNSSNSNSSNQLVVPGAAQAIDQMKYEIASEFGVNLGGETTSRANGSVGGEITKRLVSMAQQSMSGFSQQ